In Ruminococcus sp. HUN007, a genomic segment contains:
- a CDS encoding DUF1015 domain-containing protein, with amino-acid sequence MNTFRNADILLPADADMSKWAVVACDQYTSEPDYWKETARISAGAPSAYNLILPEVYLEDSDVADRIKKIQSSMKNALSKGIFREYKNSMIYLERTQDDGKVRAGLVGCIDLEDYDYRKGSVSPVRATEATVIERIPPRIAVRRGAELELPHIMILIDDEKGTVIEPLAGKKDKLEKVYDFDLMQKGGHASGWLIPESDQAEILKALDGLADITEFNKKYSLDEKNPLVFAMGDGNHSLATAKEFYEELKKNNPGKDMSSHPARYALVELVNLHSPALEFEAIHRIVTEADTDDLMKKMTEALGLTDNAADCSQKFEYVVKGVKKTVGITKPSSKLTVGSLQQFLDGYLKESGAKIDYIHGTEVVEKLSMNDGSIGFILPDMAKSELFPTVICDGALPRKTFSMGHAWDKRYYIEARKITE; translated from the coding sequence ATGAATACTTTCAGAAATGCAGACATTCTTCTGCCGGCAGACGCAGATATGAGCAAATGGGCAGTCGTGGCATGTGACCAGTATACAAGCGAACCTGACTACTGGAAGGAGACAGCACGTATATCGGCAGGTGCTCCTTCAGCATATAATCTTATTCTTCCTGAAGTTTATCTTGAAGACAGCGACGTTGCCGACCGTATAAAGAAGATCCAGTCTTCAATGAAGAATGCACTTTCAAAGGGGATTTTCAGAGAATATAAAAACTCAATGATCTACCTTGAAAGAACACAGGACGACGGAAAAGTACGTGCAGGTCTTGTGGGCTGTATCGACCTTGAAGACTATGACTACAGAAAAGGTTCAGTTTCTCCGGTTCGTGCAACAGAGGCAACTGTTATCGAAAGAATTCCTCCGAGAATTGCAGTAAGACGAGGTGCTGAACTTGAACTTCCGCACATCATGATCCTTATTGATGATGAAAAGGGAACAGTTATTGAACCTCTTGCAGGAAAGAAAGACAAACTTGAAAAAGTATATGACTTTGACCTTATGCAGAAGGGCGGTCACGCATCAGGATGGCTGATACCTGAAAGTGATCAGGCAGAAATACTTAAGGCTCTTGACGGACTTGCAGACATTACGGAATTTAATAAAAAATATTCTCTTGACGAGAAGAATCCGCTTGTATTTGCTATGGGTGACGGAAACCACTCACTTGCAACTGCGAAGGAATTCTACGAGGAGCTTAAGAAAAACAATCCGGGAAAGGACATGAGTTCTCATCCGGCAAGATATGCTCTTGTTGAGCTTGTAAATCTTCATTCACCGGCTCTTGAATTTGAGGCTATCCACAGAATAGTGACTGAAGCCGATACCGATGACCTTATGAAGAAAATGACTGAAGCTCTCGGACTTACCGATAATGCCGCAGACTGCAGTCAGAAGTTTGAATACGTGGTAAAGGGCGTAAAGAAGACTGTCGGTATCACAAAGCCTTCTTCAAAGCTCACAGTCGGAAGCCTTCAGCAGTTTCTTGACGGATACCTGAAGGAGAGCGGAGCAAAGATCGACTATATCCACGGAACAGAAGTAGTTGAAAAGCTTTCAATGAACGACGGAAGCATCGGATTCATACTTCCTGACATGGCAAAGTCAGAACTTTTCCCGACAGTAATCTGTGACGGTGCCCTTCCGAGAAAGACTTTCTCAATGGGTCACGCATGGGACAAGCGCTACTACATAGAAGCAAGAAAGATCACTGAGTAA
- a CDS encoding GTP-binding protein yields the protein MEPTPVFIFTGFVESGKTTMIQRWLTQDFFKEQEKVVIICCEDGFTEYENLADNVVLYMVENKDDLTSMYIQDIERNETPTAVLLENNCMQSVDELMELEWPENWDIVQISAMIDASKFDEQLRCMRQIMNEQFKYATVVVFNRCDENTKKLNLRAVVKSLNPEASLMFLRNDGTADDELDELPFDIDAPVVKIEDMDFGLWFIDIFENCERYNNKTVQFKGQITRPKGYPMTSFLVYRYAMQCCADDLEYLKLLCVAPGDVKIVEGDWVTVTADVRFVMPEGMDAPSPVFNVKNVEKAEAPDSEYVYFN from the coding sequence ATGGAACCAACTCCGGTATTTATATTTACTGGATTTGTCGAGAGCGGCAAGACGACCATGATCCAGAGATGGCTTACACAGGATTTCTTTAAGGAACAGGAAAAGGTCGTTATCATCTGCTGTGAAGACGGTTTTACCGAATACGAAAACCTTGCGGACAATGTTGTGCTTTACATGGTGGAAAACAAGGATGACCTCACATCCATGTACATTCAGGACATTGAAAGAAATGAAACCCCGACAGCTGTTCTTCTTGAAAACAACTGTATGCAGAGCGTTGACGAGCTTATGGAGCTTGAATGGCCTGAGAACTGGGATATAGTTCAGATATCAGCTATGATCGATGCATCAAAGTTTGATGAACAGCTCAGATGCATGCGCCAGATCATGAACGAACAGTTTAAGTATGCAACGGTCGTTGTATTCAACCGCTGTGACGAAAACACAAAGAAGCTTAATCTTCGTGCTGTCGTAAAGTCTTTAAATCCTGAGGCTTCACTCATGTTCTTAAGAAACGACGGAACGGCAGACGATGAACTGGATGAGCTTCCTTTCGATATTGACGCTCCTGTTGTAAAAATAGAAGACATGGACTTCGGTCTCTGGTTTATTGATATTTTTGAAAACTGTGAAAGATACAATAACAAAACCGTTCAGTTCAAGGGACAGATAACAAGGCCTAAGGGCTATCCTATGACAAGTTTCCTTGTTTACCGCTACGCTATGCAGTGCTGTGCAGATGACCTTGAATATCTCAAGCTTCTCTGCGTGGCTCCCGGTGACGTGAAGATCGTTGAAGGAGACTGGGTAACAGTCACAGCTGATGTCCGTTTCGTAATGCCTGAAGGTATGGATGCACCTTCACCTGTATTCAACGTAAAGAACGTTGAAAAGGCTGAAGCACCGGACTCAGAGTACGTTTACTTTAATTAA
- a CDS encoding CobW family GTP-binding protein, with translation MFFSGFLGAGKTTLIKKMIKEAYAGEKVVLIENEFGEISIDGGFLKDAGVEITEMNSGCICCSLVGDFGKSLRKVVEDYSPDRIIIEPSGVGKLSDVLKAVEGVAEDTPIILNSYTAVVDVKKYAKYIKLFGEFFIDQIQSAGLVILSRTKDIDEHELEKCTDALNELNPNALIITTDWDEIDGKQIKEVMESGFDLDAEDEYFDELDFDEDGCCCGHDHDDEHEHHHHHHHDDDEECCCGHDHDDEHEHHHHHHDDDEECCCGHHHDDDEHEHHHHHHEDGEECCCGHDHEDGHHHHHHHADDVFTSMGIETVRKFGESEMKDILSDLTNTEKYGMVIRAKGIVPSTDGKWIHFDYVPDEYEVRFGSADVTGHIVVIGTDLKKDELTKIFKKQ, from the coding sequence ATGTTTTTTTCCGGCTTCCTCGGCGCAGGCAAAACAACACTTATCAAGAAAATGATAAAGGAAGCCTATGCAGGTGAAAAGGTAGTTCTTATCGAAAATGAATTCGGTGAGATAAGCATTGACGGCGGTTTCCTTAAGGATGCCGGCGTTGAGATCACTGAGATGAATTCAGGCTGCATCTGCTGCTCACTTGTAGGTGACTTCGGAAAGTCACTCAGAAAGGTTGTTGAAGATTATTCTCCTGACCGTATCATCATCGAGCCTTCAGGTGTAGGCAAGCTTTCTGATGTCCTTAAGGCTGTTGAAGGTGTTGCTGAAGATACACCTATCATTCTCAATTCATACACAGCTGTTGTCGATGTAAAGAAATACGCAAAGTACATCAAGCTTTTCGGAGAATTCTTTATCGACCAGATCCAGAGTGCAGGGCTTGTTATTCTCAGCCGTACAAAGGATATTGACGAGCACGAACTTGAGAAATGCACTGATGCTCTCAACGAGCTCAATCCTAATGCACTTATCATTACAACAGACTGGGATGAAATAGACGGTAAGCAGATCAAGGAAGTTATGGAAAGCGGATTTGATCTTGATGCCGAAGACGAATATTTTGATGAACTTGATTTTGATGAAGACGGATGCTGCTGCGGTCATGATCACGATGACGAACATGAACATCATCACCACCATCACCATGACGATGATGAAGAATGCTGCTGCGGACACGATCACGATGACGAACATGAGCATCATCACCACCACCACGATGACGATGAGGAATGCTGCTGTGGTCATCACCACGATGACGATGAACATGAGCATCATCACCACCACCACGAAGACGGTGAGGAATGCTGCTGCGGTCACGATCACGAGGACGGACACCATCACCATCATCACCATGCCGATGACGTGTTCACAAGCATGGGCATAGAAACAGTAAGAAAGTTCGGAGAGAGCGAAATGAAGGATATTCTCTCTGATCTTACAAATACAGAAAAATACGGTATGGTAATCAGAGCGAAGGGTATCGTTCCTTCGACAGACGGAAAGTGGATCCACTTTGACTATGTTCCGGATGAATACGAAGTACGTTTCGGAAGCGCTGATGTTACAGGTCATATCGTGGTTATCGGTACTGATCTTAAGAAGGACGAACTTACAAAGATATTTAAAAAGCAGTAA
- a CDS encoding DUF1292 domain-containing protein translates to MSNKEEILHGHHDTIKLTLEDDSVMECNVLTALECNGKDYIALVPVEPETEGDVFLYGFREIAENDIELINIEDKHELNDVFNAFEKWCDEQEEGLIPVDVFFRLPRRRQNNTYQENDKGSLCR, encoded by the coding sequence ATGAGCAACAAAGAAGAAATCCTTCATGGTCATCACGACACAATAAAACTTACACTTGAAGATGACAGTGTAATGGAGTGTAATGTTCTTACTGCACTTGAATGCAACGGTAAGGATTATATAGCGCTTGTTCCTGTTGAACCTGAAACTGAAGGGGACGTGTTCCTTTATGGCTTCAGGGAGATCGCTGAAAATGACATTGAACTTATTAACATTGAAGACAAGCATGAACTCAACGATGTATTCAATGCATTTGAAAAATGGTGCGACGAGCAGGAAGAAGGTCTTATTCCTGTCGATGTTTTTTTCCGGCTTCCTCGGCGCAGGCAAAACAACACTTATCAAGAAAATGATAAAGGAAGCCTATGCAGGTGA